In Mycolicibacterium lutetiense, the sequence ATTCGGACAAAACGGGTGAGCATCAGTTGCCACCTTCGCTCGGCGCTACAGGGGCTGGAGGCGTTGAATCATCGGCCGGCGGGTCGATCAGCGGCGGCATCGTGGCCACCGCCGCCGGTGGCGGCGTCAACGGCATGCCCAGTGGATCCTTCGTGTAATTGGCGAAGAACGGGTCGCCGGGCGCCGGTGTGAGCGGCAGTCCCTCCTGGCCCCACCGGGTACCCAGGAACAGGCCCCGCTTCAGCCTCGGAATGGTGAAGTCGAAGGTGATGAACTGGTTGAGGTAATCCCCGCGGATCGCCCGGTCGATGAAGTTCTGCGGATAGGGATATGCCGGCGCAAATGCCAGCACGGTACCCAGATTCGGGCCGACGTCGGCCAGTGCCTTGACCGTCGGTTCGAGGTTACGCAGGTTGGTCAGCAGGTCCTCGCGCGTCGCGTTGACGAGATTGGTTGCGGTGTCGCTGAACTTGCCGAACTTCTCCAGCGCCGTGGTGATCCGCGGCCGCTCCTTGACCAGGATGTCCAGGGCCGGAGGTATCCGCTGCAGCGCCGTGGTGATCACCTCCTGCTGTCCGGACAGCGTGCCGGCCAACCGATTCAGCTCCGTGATCGAGGCATTGATGTCGTCTCGCTGGTTGGCGAACATCCCGACGATGTCGTCGAGCCGGGTGAGGAGATCGCGGATCTTGTCTTCGCGACCATTGAGCGCGGCGTTGAATT encodes:
- a CDS encoding MCE family protein; translation: MISRRSLTRLTAVAACSAATLTGCAFHGLNSLPLPGTVGRGSDATVYHVELANIGTLESNSPVMIGDVIVGSVSGMAVKGWHADVEVSVKPDIVVPANAVATVGQTSLLGSMHVALDPPLGQSPTGRLTPGATLELNQTSTYPSTEQTLSSLSVLVNGGGLGKIGDLVTEFNAALNGREDKIRDLLTRLDDIVGMFANQRDDINASITELNRLAGTLSGQQEVITTALQRIPPALDILVKERPRITTALEKFGKFSDTATNLVNATREDLLTNLRNLEPTVKALADVGPNLGTVLAFAPAYPYPQNFIDRAIRGDYLNQFITFDFTIPRLKRGLFLGTRWGQEGLPLTPAPGDPFFANYTKDPLGMPLTPPPAAVATMPPLIDPPADDSTPPAPVAPSEGGN